One genomic segment of Pseudomonas sp. p1(2021b) includes these proteins:
- a CDS encoding phage tail protein — translation MIQLKALTAYLLDRQLVAAEQLDAWTEQVNLELVWKETEKGLQMGNMRYRAVFSLERFNDHPGRLMALVGSWLETHDPDRHLFELPAPEFAIEPLDLGAGQELFDVDLVLEFVEPQYLVEDPDGEFQAFGTTWALAPFDLWVAEQGEVVSHGA, via the coding sequence GTGATCCAGCTCAAAGCGCTGACCGCGTACCTGCTCGATCGGCAGTTGGTTGCCGCTGAGCAACTGGACGCCTGGACCGAGCAGGTCAATCTGGAACTGGTCTGGAAGGAGACCGAGAAGGGCCTGCAGATGGGCAACATGCGCTACCGCGCCGTGTTCAGCCTGGAGCGCTTCAACGACCATCCCGGGCGCCTGATGGCCCTGGTCGGCAGCTGGCTGGAAACCCACGACCCCGATCGCCACCTGTTCGAGCTGCCGGCGCCGGAATTCGCCATTGAACCTCTGGATCTGGGGGCGGGCCAGGAGCTATTCGACGTGGACCTGGTACTGGAGTTCGTCGAGCCGCAGTACCTGGTCGAGGACCCTGACGGCGAATTCCAAGCGTTCGGTACCACCTGGGCCCTGGCTCCTTTCGATCTGTGGGTAGCTGAGCAAGGCGAGGTGGTCAGTCATGGGGCGTAG
- a CDS encoding head completion/stabilization protein — MSFSGKPTTVVEQTIENNGFWPDLSLAEYQKAYRLPGEYLSEVLVTQLELAMGEVNADLKKLMASWKSIGITEVATADPLLLEERAYKVKLYKRAVYCRAKATALTDFATVTRREVAENTGKEAPERADTYLAFSQQAVRALQGRSRITAVLL, encoded by the coding sequence ATGAGCTTTTCAGGCAAACCCACCACGGTCGTAGAACAGACCATCGAGAACAACGGCTTCTGGCCGGACCTCTCGCTGGCTGAATACCAGAAGGCTTACCGCCTGCCGGGCGAGTACCTGAGCGAAGTGCTGGTCACTCAACTTGAACTCGCCATGGGCGAGGTCAATGCCGACCTCAAGAAACTCATGGCCAGCTGGAAAAGCATCGGTATCACCGAGGTGGCCACCGCCGATCCGCTGCTCCTCGAGGAGCGCGCCTACAAGGTGAAGCTGTACAAGCGCGCCGTGTATTGCCGCGCCAAGGCCACCGCCCTGACCGACTTTGCCACGGTCACTCGCCGCGAAGTGGCCGAAAACACCGGCAAGGAGGCGCCCGAGCGCGCCGACACCTACTTGGCATTCAGCCAACAGGCCGTGCGCGCCCTGCAGGGCCGTAGCCGTATCACGGCGGTGCTGCTGTGA
- the gpM gene encoding phage terminase small subunit, with protein MSYALQHKRRILSQGVAAVTAAAEAAALPYSPAEALNSPANARKHLALMEAGLDEDLARLSAIKGMATRQDLKRNELLPKYQDYVQRYLASGLVYQNRVLVQVMVWLFDTAQFDDALELADIAIAQGQQMPERFKRDIPTFVADAVCEWAYDEYKAKRSPEPYLSDLLPRVDGEWKLPEQIPAKYHKLVGIRALEAKEWAKAVEHLERATALYPKVGVDTRIENARKALRKQAATSGPAAQEPQP; from the coding sequence GTGAGTTACGCGCTGCAGCATAAGCGCCGGATCCTGTCCCAGGGCGTTGCAGCGGTGACCGCCGCTGCAGAAGCCGCCGCGCTGCCGTATTCGCCAGCGGAAGCCCTGAACAGCCCAGCGAACGCCCGCAAGCACTTGGCGCTGATGGAGGCCGGCCTGGACGAGGATCTGGCCCGCCTGAGTGCGATCAAGGGGATGGCTACTCGCCAGGATCTCAAGCGCAACGAGCTGCTGCCCAAGTACCAGGACTACGTCCAGCGCTACTTGGCATCCGGCCTGGTGTACCAGAACCGCGTCCTAGTCCAGGTCATGGTCTGGCTGTTCGACACCGCGCAGTTCGACGATGCCCTGGAACTGGCGGACATCGCCATCGCGCAAGGCCAGCAGATGCCGGAGCGTTTCAAGCGCGACATCCCGACCTTTGTCGCCGATGCCGTCTGCGAATGGGCCTACGACGAATACAAGGCGAAGCGCAGCCCGGAGCCTTACCTGTCCGACCTGCTGCCCCGCGTGGATGGTGAGTGGAAGCTACCGGAGCAGATCCCGGCCAAGTACCACAAGTTGGTCGGAATCCGTGCCCTGGAGGCCAAGGAGTGGGCCAAGGCGGTCGAGCACCTGGAGCGTGCGACCGCGCTGTATCCGAAGGTTGGTGTGGACACCCGCATCGAGAACGCCCGTAAGGCCCTGCGCAAGCAGGCCGCAACCAGCGGCCCAGCCGCACAGGAGCCACAACCATGA
- a CDS encoding phage major capsid protein, P2 family, which produces MARNLSAYGAEMFAELQLALAESYGVELVTKQFSVEPSIAQELNDAITAKADFLERINVVPVSEIKGEKVFIGTNGPVTGRTNTKTTDREAKDASALDHNMYELYDTQSDVGLPYAKIDAWAKFPDFHQRYTAAVQKQIALDRIMIGFHGTHVAVQTDITQYPLLQDVNKGWLQQLREQAPQQVLKEIVPASGKVTLGAGGDYANLDALVHDTKQLVDERLREGGDLVAIIGTDLLASDKAKLYSKQGDTPTEKERIELSQVIATYGGLPAYSVPYFPVNAVLVTSFDNLSIYYQDSSWRKQSVDNPKRSRVEDYNSRNEGYVIEQLEKIGLTENVEVLP; this is translated from the coding sequence ATGGCCCGTAACCTGAGCGCCTACGGCGCGGAAATGTTCGCCGAGCTACAGCTTGCCCTGGCCGAAAGCTATGGTGTTGAGCTGGTCACCAAGCAGTTCAGTGTTGAACCGTCGATTGCCCAGGAGCTGAACGACGCGATTACCGCCAAGGCTGACTTCTTGGAGCGAATCAACGTCGTTCCGGTGTCCGAGATTAAGGGCGAAAAAGTCTTCATCGGCACCAATGGACCGGTCACTGGCCGCACCAACACCAAGACCACCGATCGCGAAGCCAAGGACGCTTCGGCCCTCGATCACAACATGTACGAGCTGTACGACACCCAGTCCGACGTGGGTCTGCCGTACGCCAAGATCGACGCCTGGGCCAAATTCCCAGACTTCCATCAGCGCTACACTGCCGCCGTTCAGAAGCAAATCGCTCTGGACCGCATCATGATCGGTTTCCACGGTACCCACGTGGCTGTCCAAACCGACATCACCCAGTACCCGCTGCTCCAGGACGTGAACAAGGGCTGGCTGCAGCAACTGCGCGAGCAGGCGCCGCAGCAGGTGCTCAAGGAGATCGTCCCAGCTTCCGGCAAGGTGACCCTGGGTGCTGGTGGCGACTATGCCAACCTCGACGCCCTGGTGCACGACACCAAGCAACTGGTGGATGAACGCCTGCGCGAAGGTGGCGACCTGGTCGCGATCATCGGTACCGACCTGCTGGCCTCCGACAAGGCCAAGTTGTACAGCAAGCAGGGCGACACCCCAACCGAGAAAGAGCGCATCGAGCTTTCCCAGGTGATCGCTACCTATGGCGGCCTGCCGGCGTACAGCGTGCCCTACTTCCCGGTGAATGCGGTGCTGGTCACCAGCTTCGACAACCTGTCGATCTACTACCAGGACAGCTCCTGGCGTAAGCAGAGCGTGGACAACCCGAAGCGCTCCCGCGTCGAGGACTACAACAGCCGTAACGAAGGCTACGTCATCGAGCAGTTGGAGAAGATCGGCCTGACCGAGAACGTCGAGGTGCTGCCGTGA
- a CDS encoding GPO family capsid scaffolding protein, translating to MPRSLVSYWKRVATSGPTVDGREILPQELREIAESYDPALYTAVIWYEHERIHGAFGTVYAVRLVEKADDLEEGAVALEAQLKPNDKLLRLNDMGEKLFSSIEIDPNFRGRGKAYLRGIAVTDEPASVGTQELYFSARASKHTYFAASQALGSFSNDEPKGEMAKLLDMISSLFKRFADDKPSADTPTPTTESKPPMDEATATALKALRDQMLVVVAGLNAVVEGAAADAPEPDQELIDDVQDAVDEIVTTAEEEREYNRSRRKSRKQSNFNQQLLHELKQVRKDFKALTDAPAGRQLPRTSAPVQQPKKRVL from the coding sequence ATGCCCCGTTCCCTTGTCTCCTACTGGAAACGTGTTGCTACCAGCGGCCCTACCGTCGATGGGCGCGAGATCTTGCCGCAGGAGCTGCGAGAGATCGCGGAAAGCTACGACCCCGCCCTTTACACCGCAGTGATCTGGTACGAACACGAACGCATCCATGGTGCGTTCGGGACTGTGTATGCCGTCCGCCTCGTTGAGAAAGCGGATGACTTGGAGGAAGGCGCCGTAGCGCTGGAAGCCCAGCTCAAGCCCAACGACAAATTGCTGCGCCTTAATGACATGGGCGAAAAGCTGTTCAGCAGCATTGAGATTGACCCGAATTTTCGAGGCCGTGGGAAGGCTTACCTGCGTGGCATCGCCGTTACTGATGAGCCCGCGAGCGTTGGTACCCAGGAGCTGTATTTCTCTGCCAGGGCAAGCAAGCACACCTATTTTGCCGCCTCCCAGGCGCTTGGCTCCTTCTCCAATGACGAGCCCAAGGGCGAGATGGCCAAGCTGCTCGACATGATCAGCAGCCTTTTCAAGCGGTTCGCCGACGACAAGCCGTCCGCCGATACCCCCACCCCCACCACCGAGAGCAAGCCCCCAATGGATGAAGCTACCGCTACAGCGCTGAAGGCTCTGCGCGACCAAATGCTGGTCGTAGTTGCTGGCCTGAACGCCGTTGTTGAAGGCGCCGCAGCTGACGCGCCTGAGCCGGACCAAGAACTGATCGATGACGTACAGGACGCCGTCGACGAGATCGTCACCACAGCGGAAGAAGAACGCGAGTACAACCGTTCCCGCCGCAAATCCCGCAAGCAGAGCAACTTCAATCAGCAGTTGCTGCATGAACTGAAGCAGGTCCGTAAGGACTTCAAGGCCCTGACCGACGCACCTGCAGGTCGGCAGTTGCCACGCACTTCCGCGCCGGTGCAGCAGCCGAAAAAGCGGGTGCTCTGA
- a CDS encoding terminase large subunit domain-containing protein, which yields MIYPREVKEAAKRLYLRRCSVKEIQAHLKLPNVRIIYHWIRQGEWDEMLTDEEPVTAVSRRITLILEKQDTLTEGELKELERLTSIRERLIKQSSRPAATPATDVGADPDQDEPRGQRRERRDRGDKGERGGKRKEKKAKNDISGLTEVDFLDKFISKMYGYQKELFAAKQNPLTCRIRNILKSRQVGLTYYFAGEAFMDAVLTGDNQVFLSASRAQSEIFRSYIVSFAQEWFGIELTGNPIVLSNGAELRFLSTNSSTAQGYHGHVYVDEYFWIRDFEKLSKVASAMGTHKKWRKTYFSTPSAVSHQAYPFWTGEAFRNSKRGKPTANEWPGEAAYTQGALCPDGQWRKTITLDDAIAGGCDLFDLEQLQLEYDEDSFQQLFYCKFIDSTQSAFGLKDLEKCYSDFTLWADFNPDAARPFGNAPVWLGYDPSRTRDDATCVVVAPPAESGGNFRILEKHSWRGQSFTHQAAQVKKITERYNVQHIGIDTTGVGIGVYDLVRDFFPKAKSIHYSLETKTTLVLKAQDVIQAGRIEWDAGWTEIAQAFLTIKRGTTNGGQITFSASRTDATGHADIAWAVMHALHNEPLNTNKRRRSRYLMSGAHVQQTQKADHPSAGTTARAHVHIRGARAGVVQEHRRAPGRVPQRRRRDLQAAGVPRWAGQATARQRTPRRHSEVQAQPAAA from the coding sequence ATGATCTATCCAAGAGAAGTCAAAGAGGCTGCCAAACGCCTCTACCTGCGCCGCTGCTCGGTAAAGGAAATCCAGGCGCATCTCAAGCTCCCCAACGTGCGGATCATTTATCACTGGATCCGCCAGGGCGAGTGGGACGAGATGCTGACCGATGAGGAACCGGTGACTGCTGTCAGCCGGCGGATCACGCTCATCCTGGAAAAGCAGGACACGTTGACCGAGGGCGAACTGAAGGAGCTGGAACGCCTGACATCAATTCGTGAGCGGCTGATCAAGCAATCGAGCCGCCCGGCTGCAACGCCAGCGACCGACGTAGGAGCGGATCCCGACCAGGACGAGCCGCGTGGCCAGCGCCGTGAGCGTCGAGATCGAGGCGACAAGGGCGAGCGCGGCGGCAAGCGCAAAGAGAAGAAGGCCAAGAACGATATCAGCGGCCTGACCGAGGTGGACTTCCTGGATAAGTTCATCTCCAAAATGTACGGCTACCAGAAAGAGCTGTTCGCCGCCAAACAGAACCCCCTCACCTGCAGAATTCGCAACATCCTGAAGAGCCGGCAGGTTGGCCTTACCTACTACTTCGCCGGCGAGGCCTTCATGGATGCTGTGCTCACCGGTGACAACCAGGTGTTCCTGTCGGCCAGCCGCGCCCAGTCGGAGATCTTCCGCAGCTACATCGTGTCGTTCGCCCAGGAGTGGTTCGGCATAGAGCTGACTGGCAACCCTATCGTCCTGAGCAACGGCGCCGAACTGCGCTTCCTGTCCACCAACAGCAGCACGGCCCAGGGCTACCATGGCCATGTGTACGTGGACGAATATTTCTGGATCCGCGACTTCGAGAAGCTGAGCAAGGTGGCCAGCGCCATGGGTACGCACAAGAAGTGGCGCAAGACCTACTTCTCGACGCCCAGCGCCGTATCGCACCAGGCCTACCCGTTCTGGACGGGCGAGGCCTTCCGCAACAGCAAGCGCGGCAAGCCGACGGCCAACGAATGGCCAGGCGAGGCCGCGTACACCCAGGGCGCGCTCTGCCCAGACGGTCAGTGGCGCAAGACCATTACCCTGGACGATGCGATCGCCGGCGGGTGCGATCTGTTCGACCTCGAGCAGCTGCAGCTGGAGTACGACGAAGATAGCTTCCAGCAGCTGTTCTACTGCAAGTTCATCGACAGCACGCAGAGCGCCTTTGGCCTGAAAGACCTGGAGAAGTGCTACTCCGACTTCACTCTGTGGGCGGACTTCAATCCAGACGCGGCCCGCCCCTTCGGCAATGCCCCTGTCTGGCTGGGCTACGACCCGAGCCGTACCCGGGACGATGCGACGTGCGTGGTCGTCGCGCCACCTGCAGAATCCGGCGGCAACTTCAGGATCCTGGAAAAGCACAGCTGGCGGGGACAGTCGTTCACCCACCAGGCCGCTCAGGTCAAGAAGATCACCGAACGCTACAACGTCCAACACATCGGCATCGATACCACCGGTGTCGGCATCGGCGTGTACGACCTGGTGCGCGACTTCTTCCCAAAAGCCAAGTCGATTCACTACAGCCTGGAGACAAAAACCACCCTGGTGCTCAAGGCCCAGGATGTCATCCAGGCGGGCCGCATCGAGTGGGACGCCGGCTGGACCGAGATTGCCCAGGCCTTCCTGACCATCAAGCGCGGTACCACCAATGGAGGGCAGATCACGTTCAGCGCCTCGAGGACGGACGCCACCGGCCACGCCGACATCGCCTGGGCGGTGATGCACGCATTGCACAACGAACCCCTGAACACCAACAAGCGGCGCCGCAGCCGCTACCTCATGAGCGGAGCCCATGTCCAACAAACGCAGAAAGCAGACCACCCAAGCGCCGGAACGACAGCGCGCGCGCATGTTCACATTCGGGGAGCCCGAGCAGGTGTTGTCCAAGAACATCGCCGAGCACCTGGGCGTGTTCCCCAGCGACGACGGCGAGATCTTCAAGCCGCCGGTGTCCCGCGTTGGGCTGGCCAAGCTACTGCGCGCCAACGCACACCACGGCGCCATTCCGAAGTTCAAGCGCAACCTGCTGCTGCGTGA
- a CDS encoding phage portal protein, translating into MSRVGLAKLLRANAHHGAIPKFKRNLLLREFIPSIGCSAKTMGQAGLDYMVFGEAYFYRRPNAFGQILELEHMPAINMRVKVDGGYRQLLPDNKFIDYDQDEIEHVLDYDVEQDIYGVPDYLGGLQALLLNEAATLFRRRYYSNGAHAGYIFYTNDPDLTQEDEDELRAQISASKGVGNFRSMFVNIPNGGENAIKIIPVGDFQAKDELEKVKNITRNDIIAAWRMNPALAGIIPENTGGFGDIEKIDRVYTSNEIRPICQLFDQVNNTLREDRRIRWVEPANLGKNTD; encoded by the coding sequence GTGTCCCGCGTTGGGCTGGCCAAGCTACTGCGCGCCAACGCACACCACGGCGCCATTCCGAAGTTCAAGCGCAACCTGCTGCTGCGTGAGTTCATCCCCTCGATCGGCTGCAGTGCCAAGACCATGGGCCAGGCCGGCCTAGACTACATGGTGTTCGGGGAGGCGTACTTCTACCGACGACCCAATGCGTTCGGCCAGATCCTGGAGCTGGAACACATGCCCGCGATCAACATGCGCGTGAAGGTGGATGGCGGGTACCGGCAACTGCTGCCAGATAACAAGTTCATCGACTACGACCAGGACGAGATCGAGCACGTCCTGGACTACGACGTAGAACAGGACATTTACGGTGTACCAGACTACCTGGGCGGCCTGCAGGCATTGTTGCTCAACGAAGCCGCCACCCTGTTCCGCCGGCGCTACTACAGCAACGGCGCGCATGCGGGCTACATCTTCTACACCAACGACCCGGACCTCACCCAGGAAGACGAGGACGAGCTGCGCGCCCAGATCAGCGCGAGCAAGGGCGTGGGCAACTTCCGATCGATGTTCGTCAACATTCCCAACGGCGGCGAAAACGCCATCAAGATCATCCCTGTAGGCGATTTCCAGGCCAAGGACGAGCTGGAAAAGGTCAAGAACATCACCCGCAACGACATCATCGCGGCTTGGCGCATGAATCCCGCGTTGGCGGGGATCATCCCGGAGAACACCGGCGGTTTCGGTGACATCGAGAAGATCGATCGCGTGTACACCAGCAATGAAATCCGCCCTATCTGCCAACTATTCGACCAGGTCAACAACACTCTACGGGAGGACCGCCGAATCCGATGGGTAGAGCCGGCAAACCTCGGCAAAAATACTGATTAA
- a CDS encoding ogr/Delta-like zinc finger family protein, with translation MRIHCTACDHKGRISSREETTRAYVKLYCQCLNAECGHTWVSELTFKHTLRAPAQRQTTLLVDHIRSLPADRQQELFQQLGIAQGA, from the coding sequence ATGAGGATCCACTGTACTGCCTGCGACCATAAGGGCCGTATCAGCTCGCGGGAAGAGACCACCCGAGCTTATGTGAAACTGTACTGCCAATGCCTGAACGCCGAGTGCGGGCACACCTGGGTGTCGGAACTGACCTTCAAGCATACCCTGCGCGCACCGGCCCAGCGCCAGACCACTTTGCTAGTTGACCACATTCGCAGCCTGCCTGCCGATCGGCAACAGGAGCTGTTCCAGCAGCTCGGTATCGCGCAAGGGGCCTGA
- a CDS encoding Cro/CI family transcriptional regulator: METIPLGEFVQKIGQARVARALHVKPASIAKALKTRRNITVSIADDGSCTAQETRPFPCQESSRPIQDIEGQAKTLSPT, encoded by the coding sequence ATGGAAACGATTCCCCTTGGTGAATTTGTCCAGAAAATTGGGCAGGCTCGCGTTGCGCGGGCTCTCCATGTAAAGCCAGCATCCATTGCAAAGGCTCTCAAAACCCGTCGGAACATCACAGTCTCAATCGCTGACGACGGTTCTTGCACTGCTCAGGAAACCCGGCCGTTCCCCTGTCAAGAAAGCTCCCGACCAATCCAGGACATTGAAGGGCAGGCTAAGACGCTGAGTCCTACATGA
- a CDS encoding LexA family protein, whose translation MTKKKPIAPHLLAECKAAHDLFLSKKNGLKLTQRKIADAAGITPVSVNHYLKGINPLNAKFAAVLAKMLGEPIESFSPRLAAEIADMAAASHGNVSPMLQPHREAREYPLLTWVVAGEAIESSVSHPTGVAEEWLSSTENAGPNGYWLEVKGKSMTSDTPPSFPPGTPILIRPEGFDLVSGKFYVALHIPTGEHTFKQYVLDAGVAYLVPLNPEYQTVVLDENWQIVGRAIDAKITGM comes from the coding sequence ATGACCAAGAAGAAACCTATTGCCCCCCATCTGCTTGCCGAGTGCAAAGCAGCCCATGATCTTTTCCTTTCGAAAAAGAATGGACTCAAACTCACACAACGAAAAATCGCAGACGCAGCAGGGATCACCCCAGTATCTGTGAACCATTACCTAAAGGGCATCAACCCACTGAATGCCAAGTTTGCGGCTGTGTTGGCCAAAATGCTTGGGGAGCCCATAGAAAGTTTCAGCCCGCGCCTTGCAGCTGAAATCGCTGATATGGCCGCTGCCAGCCATGGCAACGTTTCTCCAATGCTGCAGCCACATCGCGAAGCTAGGGAGTACCCTTTACTCACTTGGGTGGTCGCAGGTGAGGCGATCGAGTCCTCGGTTTCCCACCCCACCGGAGTCGCCGAAGAATGGCTGTCGTCGACTGAGAATGCCGGCCCCAACGGCTATTGGCTGGAAGTGAAGGGGAAATCGATGACCTCCGACACCCCACCCAGCTTTCCGCCTGGCACTCCCATACTAATCCGTCCCGAAGGTTTCGATCTGGTCAGCGGAAAGTTCTATGTCGCGCTGCACATACCCACTGGCGAACACACCTTCAAGCAGTACGTCCTGGACGCCGGCGTTGCCTATCTGGTCCCCCTCAATCCCGAGTACCAGACGGTTGTTTTGGACGAGAACTGGCAGATCGTAGGCCGGGCGATTGATGCCAAGATCACCGGCATGTAA